In Gigantopelta aegis isolate Gae_Host chromosome 6, Gae_host_genome, whole genome shotgun sequence, the following are encoded in one genomic region:
- the LOC121374657 gene encoding uncharacterized protein K02A2.6-like has product MCYSKVGKPGGQKTRSHRDVSGVTEDSRENAFLGAVSKMGVASWYVNVFMENQSVRFKMDTGADVTVIPEGCVPEIKTPLQKSMKELFGPGQNSLNVLEVYVVKNLQEPLLGRPAIEALQLIKRIESVQSTSNSYREVYPKLFSGLGKTKETYKIRLQENSVPYVVSAPRRVPLPLQMKVKKELNHLEELDVIRPVTTPTDWCTPLVVVPKEKKDTICLCVDLTKLNESVKRENYPLPSTDQLLAQLAGATVFTKLDCNSGFHQVPLDEGSQELTTFITPFGRFCYKRLPFGISSGPEVFHCIMSQLLSIIPGVICDIDDVLVSGHSQQEHDQRLKEVLQRLEDAGLTLNEKCVFNQSHIKFLGHIISKEGVQMDPAKVEVIQKLPCPQNVPELRRVLGVINFVQKFAPDLADQTRPLRELLKKNLGRSTGTGVYVCPFFMVRDDLTVQEGLLFYRTRLVIPVELRKDILTRIHDGHQGIVKCRALAKCSVWWSGLSQQIQSMIENCAICEKERKARLEPLKSSSVPDFPWQKVGMDLFDWRGKQYLLVVDYFFRNIELAYLPASKSSETVIVHCKSIFARHGIPEVVQSDNGPKFASQKFSRFATEYGFTHETSSPHYPQANGEAERAVQTVKNFLLKAEDPYLVLLNYRATPLQCGFSPVEMSMGRCLRTRVPVVPALLTPDWPKLADMKLANANQKEVQKKNFDR; this is encoded by the exons ATGTGTTACAGCAAGGTTGGCAAGCCGGGTGGACAGAAAACTAGGTCTCACCGAGATGTTAGTGGTGTGACTGAAGATTCAAGAGAAAATGCATTTCTAGGTGCAGTTTCCAAGATGGGGGTCGCATCTTGGTATGTTAATGTTTTCATGGAGAACCAAAGTGTGCGTTTCAAGATGGACACAGGTGCAGATGTAACTGTCATCCCAGAGGGCTGTGTACCAGAGATAAAAACTCCACTTCAGAAGTCTATGAAAGAACTGTTTGGCCCTGGCCAAAACTCACTGAATGTGTTGG AGGTCTATGTTGTGAAGAATCTGCAAGAGCCACTGTTAGGCAGGCCAGCGATTGAAGCATTACAACTGATAAAACGTATCGAGTCAGTTCAGAGTACATCCAACAGTTACAGAGAGGTATATCCTAAGCTCTTCTCGGGTCTGGGTAAAACAAAGGAAACCTACAAGATTAGACTGCAAGAGAATTCTGTACCATATGTCGTCTCTGCTCCAAGACGGGTACCACTGCCGCTGCAGATGAAGGTAAAAAAAGAACTGAACCACCTGGAGGAGCTAGATGTGATTCGTCCAGTGACCACACCAACAGACTGGTGCACACCATTAGTAGTGGTGCCTAAAGAGAAGAAAGACACAATCTGCTTATGTGTAGATCTGACAAAGTTGAACGAGAGTGTCAAGCGAGAAAACTATCCTCTTCCTTCCACGGACCAGCTGTTAGCACAGCTTGCAGGAGCGACAGTGTTTACTAAGTTGGACTGTAATAGTGGTTTCCACCAAGTGCCATTAGATGAAGGTTCACAAGAGCTGACAACGTTTATTACTCCATTCGGGCGCTTTTGTTATAAAAGGCTGCCCTTTGGAATTTCTTCAGGTCCTGAGGTGTTTCATTGCATCATGTCACAGTTGTTGTCTATCATCCCAGGAGTGATTTGTGACATTGATGATGTCCTGGTGTCAGGGCACAGCCAGCAGGAACACGATCAGAGGCTGAAGGAGGTTTTGCAGAGACTGGAAGATGCAGGACTGAccttaaatgaaaaatgtgtttttaatcagAGCCATATTAAGTTCTTGGGACATATTATCTCTAAGGAAGGTGTGCAGATGGATCCAGCAAAAGTAGAAGTGATCCAGAAGTTACCTTGTCCCCAAAATGTGCCAGAATTGCGCCGTGTTCTGGGCGTGATTAATTTTGTGCAGAAGTTTGCTCCAGACCTCGCTGACCAGACCAGACCTCTCCGGGAGTTGCTAAAGAAAAACTTGGGAAGAAGCACAGGAACAGGCGTTT ATGTTTGTCCATTCTTCATGGTGAGAGATGACTTAACAGTCCAAGAAGGACTATTATTTTATCGCACTAGACTTGTCATCCCAGTGGAACTGAGGAAGGACATTTTGACCCGAATTCATGATGGCCATCAAGGCATTGTAAAGTGCAGAGCTCTGGCCAAGTGTTCTGTGTGGTGGTCAGGACTATCTCAACAGATCCAGTCCATGATAGAAAACTGTGCAATCtgcgagaaagagagaaaagctAGACTTGAGCCATTGAAGTCGAGCAGTGTTCCGGATTTCCCATGGCAGAAAGTGGGAATGGACTTGTTTGACTGGCGTGGTAAGCAGTATCTACTCGTAGTAGATTATTTCTTTCGTAACATTGAGTTGGCTTATCTACCAGCCTCGAAATCTTCAGAGACTGTTATTGTTCATTGCAAGAGTATCTTTGCACGACATGGGATTCCTGAAGTTGTTCAATCAGATAATGGACCAAAATTTGCATCCCAGAAATTCAGCAGATTTGCTACAGAATATGGATTCACCCATGAAACCAGCAGTCCTCATTATCCGCAAGCTAATGGAGAAGCTGAAAGGGCTGTGCAGACGGTCAAGAATTTTCTGTTGAAAGCTGAAGACCCATATCTGGTGCTACTTAACTACAGAGCGACTCCTCTCCAGTGTGGTTTCAGTCCAGTAGAAATGTCCATGGGCCGTTGCCTGAGGACGAGAGTTCCAGTCGTCCCTGCCTTGCTTACTCCTGACTGGCCTAAACTGGCTGACATGAAGTTGGCAAATGCAAACCAGAAGGAAGTGCAGAAAAAGAACTTTGACAGGTAG